The Elgaria multicarinata webbii isolate HBS135686 ecotype San Diego chromosome 11, rElgMul1.1.pri, whole genome shotgun sequence genome segment CAGCTGAAATGGTTAATGTTGCTTGGACCACAGAAGTGCAAGCCAGTTAAAAAGAGAGTGTTAACAAGAGAATCCAAGAAGCCTGATATCCATGCACCCACCACCATTTGGATGCAGACTTGGTGGCTAATAATGGTGCTATATCTCAGTGGGTTGCATATGGCAGCGTAACGGTCATAAGCCATTGCTGAGAGTAAGAAGATTTCAGTTCCAAccatgaaaataaagaaaaagatctGTGCAATGCAGCCATTGAGAGAAATGGTCTTCTTCGTAACTAGAAGGTTTTCAAGCATCTTGGGTACGGTTACAGATGAATAGCAGATGTCAAGGAAAGATAAGTTAGTAAGGAAGAAATACATTGGGGTGTGTAACTGAGGATCAGCCCTTATTACTAACATGATCAGCATATTCCCTACCAGGGTTATTAAGTAGATAGGTAGGAAAATGAGGAATAGGAAAACCTGGAGAGTTGCATCATCAGAAAGTCCCAAAAGAAAAAACTCAACCACAGTTGTCTGGTTTTCCATCTTGCAATTCTCAACAGACTTGTGACCTAAGAGTAAATGTACCAAAAATATGACCATGAATTAATAAATTTAGGAGGAATCATGATAAACAGATAAACAACACAATTAGTACAGGACATATGTTGCTGAGAGTGAATACACTTTCATGTTCTTTGTAGCTTTTCGTTTGTTCTGAATCACAAATGGTGCTAATGATGCCAACACATCTCTAATTTGCATTCATAACGTTTCATGAAAACTAGCTGGTTCAGGAGAAAATACTGGTAGTTTATGGATTACAACTTGGGCTGTCCTATAATCCTGGGGcgtgtctagatggggcgatatgcTGGGGATcaacccgggattgtccctgtgcatccacatgatgcacaggggatcctgggatcagggagggaagatccctccctttccccaggatattgccctgcaCTTTTGTCGCAGTTTTACCCTCAGTCCTGGGAAGATACCGAGAGTGTGGGGCATGTGGGCAGCTCTCCCGGTGTGTCCCACCTccacgaggagccgggcatggggcatggagctcctcaggagctctgtgcccatcaggggtggggtggggggagcaggagggtttttttgttttgtttttaaaatacctttttcgctggagcgctcctgcgctcattttcaatacaaacaaaaaacaaaatggcaggcatgatggcctcttcctcctgggacgtctcACACCACATGTAaactgagggagaggatcttgtgatcagcatatcatgagatcctcctcctccactcccgtGGTGTAAACATTCCCCTGGATAACTATTTTGTTTCTGGATGTAACACATCTCTGTAAATGGTGTTATATTAGcatacactactactttataacagtattgaagtacactgacaattgttggggcccatgacacattccatatatggttttcaaattgctttcatagtattatatcctgcttgatggaGATCTGGCTATTGTCATGCAAGGTTTCCAATAACACATTTGCCTTCTGCCTTCTGAAATCTGTAGCCATTACATTAATTTCTGGCCATATGTAGGTGTCATCACTCAGGCAGGCGGGCACTCAGATAACACTCTAAAGA includes the following:
- the LOC134406078 gene encoding olfactory receptor 5A2-like; protein product: MENQTTVVEFFLLGLSDDATLQVFLFLIFLPIYLITLVGNMLIMLVIRADPQLHTPMYFFLTNLSFLDICYSSVTVPKMLENLLVTKKTISLNGCIAQIFFFIFMVGTEIFLLSAMAYDRYAAICNPLRYSTIISHQVCIQMVVGAWISGFLDSLVNTLFLTGLHFCGPSNINHFSCELPLLLQMSCTSTFANEMVILTFSMGLGFASLLLIVASYVGIISTILKISSTEGRQKAFSTCASHLTVVLLFCGTAFIRYMRPASGYSETLDKLVSIQYSILTPMLNPIIYSLKNKEVKTAIKKLFQK